In Haematobia irritans isolate KBUSLIRL chromosome 1, ASM5000362v1, whole genome shotgun sequence, a genomic segment contains:
- the LOC142220123 gene encoding uncharacterized protein LOC142220123, with the protein MCSFSVLCPLCHQTSFSSIDALRCSLIKAANGPSSCPICHELFLGLDKLTIHLFSHTHIMNANESPKQQASGLQNTLLPPQPPPTSPLPSTTTLPANISKNNNNNNSPIIKDNNSENFKTEDRLLPSSLDGAPTTANSPTKQELLSNEVNFENTHHGEQQQLTKTIRTAATKCKNSKADKNKTSKKSQVSLANISEERNVVSMIPEILHSPPPHPPPLAVIEEKSCICDICEFAFRNEELKNMHIRLVHQNFVYPQPLEKSNTNSSTDHLANSQTEMDFKCHLCSKTFKMKGSLRVHLKVVHLMGLPYVNNSPKLSICERIRHKESKQMKSARSSNVLTLTESPADTQSKPQNNNQAYNLQPIAILPNMSTSSINSTSTLANLSVVNITPTEYNSSSIEISNAPLQNSNVLLVLNSSNNTHITQAFANLNTTSVENKDQNTSTIAIPGTTYLAPPVPSTTTVDNPKIWECDVCSKAFTTKYFLKKHKRLHTGEMPYTCEICGRTFTFQQSYHKHLLYHSDEKPHVCSTCGRAFKELSTLHNHERIHSGEKPFKCDVCGKSFRQRVSFLVHTRIHTGVMPYKCEFCQKSFRYKVSQRTHKCQAPFSNEEIGNLPNEALDHISENFIKAFLENSTNSLHLHQQQQPPTQNSPSSNEIASITEKIPTPLASTHSSATLNEHQALLSKAIDDIVVESCNKLGIGNRCDSFSPVQNDVNEGSMSPSQKLQNMRLYSPQLTTPDLNGIEGELTRFFMENTNAGQNIM; encoded by the exons ATGTGTTCATTTTCTGTTCTGTGTCCTTTGTGCCATCAAACGAGCTTCTCGAGCATTGATGCCTTACGTTGTAGTCTCATAAAGGCAGCAAATGGGCCATCGTCGTGTCCCATATGCCATGAACTATTTTTGGGTTTGGATAAATTGACGATTCATCTTTTTAGTCATACCCATATTATGAATGCCAATGAAAGCCCAAAACAACAGGCATCTGGGCTACAAAACACATTGCTACCACCACAGCCACCACCAACCTCTCCACTACCATCGACAACAACATTACCTGCCAATAtcagcaaaaacaacaacaataataacagccccattattaaagacaacaatagtgaaaatttcaaaacagaAGATAGGCTACTACCCTCATCGTTAGATGGGGCACCAACAACAGCGAATAGCCCCACCAAACAAGAACTACTATCGAATGAGGTGAATTTTGAAAATACCCACCATGGCGAGCAACAACAGCTAACAAAAACAATACGAACAGCTGCTACCAAATGCAAAAATTCAAAAGcagataaaaacaaaacaagcaaAAAGTCgcaggtgtctttggcaaacatTTCGGAGGAGAGAAACGTAGTGTCTATGATTCCGGAAATTCTTCATTCGCCACCACCACATCCTCCTCCTCTTGCTGTCATAGAAGAGAAGAGTTGTATATGTGATATTTGTGAATTTGCCTTTCGAAATGAAGAACTTAAGAATATGCATATACGTTTGGTTCACCAAAATTTCGTTTATCCTCAACCTCTGGAAAAAAGCAATACCAATAGTAGTACAGATCATTTGGCCAATAGCCAAACTGAGATGGATTTTAAATGTCACCTATGCTCAAAAACATTCAAAATGAAAGGTTCCCTTCGGGTTCACTTAAAAGTAGTACATCTTATGGGATTACCCTATGTTAATAATTCACCAAAGTTAAGTATATGTGAGCGTATACGTCATAAGGAAAGTAAACAAATGAAATCGGCAAGAAGTAGTAATGTGCTCACATTAACCGAGTCCCCAGCCGATACACAATCGAAGCCCCAAAACAATAACCAAGCCTATAATCTACAACCGATAGCCATTTTACCCAATATGAGTACCAGTTCCATAAATTCTACCTCTACATTGGCAAATTTGAGTGTGGTGAATATAACACCAACGGAATATaattctagttctatagaaatttcaaatgCTCCACTACAAAACTCCAATGTCCTGTTAGTTCTTAATAGTAGTAATAATACACATATCACACAAGCTTTTGCAAATCTTAATACTACAAGCGTCGAAAATAAAGACCAAAATACGAGCACAATAGCCATACCTGGAACGACATATTTGGCTCCACCAGTACCTTCAACCACTACCGTGGATAATCCAAAGATATGGGAATGTGATGTATGTTCGAAGGCATTTACAACAAAGTATTTCCTAAAAAAGCATAAACGTTTGCATACAG GAGAAATGCCATATACCTGTGAAATTTGTGGCCGTACCTTTACATTTCAACAATCCTATCACAAGCATTTACTCTATCAcagtgatgaaaaacctcatgtGTGTTCAACATGTGGTAGGGCATTTAAGGAATTGTCTACATTGCATAATCATGAACGGATACATAGTGGTGAAAAACCATTTAAATGTGATGTGTGTG GTAAAAGTTTTCGACAACGAGTTTCATTTCTGGTACACACTCGCATACACACTGGTGTTATGCCGTACAAatgtgaattttgtcaaaaaagtttTCGTTACAAAGTGTCGCAGAGAACCCACAAATGCCAAGCTCCCTTCTCCAATGAAGAAATCGGTAACCTGCCTAACGAAGCCCTGGATCACATATCGGAGAATTTTATAAaggcatttttagaaaattcaacaaattctttacatttacaccaacaacaacaaccaccaacACAAAATTCACCTTCTAGTAATGAAATTGCATCGATTACAGAGAAAATTCCCACCCCGTTAGCTTCAACGCATTCTTCAGCCACATTGAATGAACATCAGGCTCTGTTGTCAAAGGCCATTGATGACATTGTTGTCGAGTCATGTAATAAATTGGGTATTGGTAATCGCTGTGATAGTTTTTCGCCAGTTCAAAACGATGTCAATGAGGGTTCAATGTCACCAtcgcaaaaattacaaaatatgcgATTGTATTCGCCACAATTAACGACACCCGATCTAAATGGCATAGAGGGagaattgacaagatttttcatGGAGAATACGAATGCAGGgcaaaatattatgtaa
- the Ccdc39 gene encoding coiled-coil domain containing protein 39, which yields MDIDFIRNAMQAMHWNSSSEIPMANEENRMILEEIRALHSKKEEALEYQQQTDERLKKLLDHTKNAEITISHNLKLLNAYQSDVTTEVHLYKIAEREHSKLKEDLRNADKEWNNFKKYMDNTEKEMCVCKQSIDNFTNRIKWAKGALIEWRQAMEDGNKGYQLIEMYYKDDQLRAKQQNQKRQKLNAEIDKYRQKLIHLYDEQKTLECNLECTANLYRTAHAERRTMIDTWKLAASQMSQREKDIRNSEMALLECRNKAQKTAKDLKATDDKLNGIIENNRSVEAAIELLNTETSDIKEQMQIIIDSVALKTNEVELIQKELQNLSNRVQQQRAENRRFLKSKEDRLIELDNTEKIVAKLEERLASMSNKTMNAQQRLQALEELMNIEEKAQKAVNKETDRINGLIYRSQLQLVKFKEDGLALTVDNRGIIATTLAILKSIENTEKELRKQTECNYELSFKILQVERRILHLQGSCIDPEIEQRNHFYLAELEERQSKLQKFAQTTQQQNKKLEDDMRKLTITYNNDMAQLEAVNFKIKEAQVYCEGGIKRVKEETKRNQELIVELSILKMRANEFEEEINKCEYSAYNLTKHRMHLNRTIKDRMVEIRSQLEILNLKRKHQVEELSTLRADIGERRKHIEAVKSRFELTSKLLGFNDDGTMVTATQLKVETAQEKQMLLDEGNELNEKVLTAEKEIEALQNTLALLNNSNDAYRKQMQRIQDGEEASSELKALQINYCTSLNKLRSLRQEVQEQEQKVQEATKQRDELDKMLSRETKKRCDNTDFLCKLQKDVQDQSNKLTRADRELKTALKALKQRAISEEFLRLYNQDLDLRELEKRNLSVLNQLGEIAYTDYELGPKIARHILDRGLKMPHMLQKSRSSLSYRSDASFDMMSYSSSKEIFTSRSSQSETSEFKQTSSARLSVISLEMPDKRKTK from the exons ATGGATATCGACTTCATACGAAATGCTATGCAAGCCATGCACTGGAATTCTTCCTCGGAAATTCCCATGGCCAATGAGGAGAACCGCATGATCCTAGAAGAAATACGAGCCTTACATTCAAAGAAGGAAGAGGCTTTGGAATATCAACAACAAACGGATGAacgtttaaaaaaattgctagatcatacaaaaaatgctgaaattacTATCAGTCATAATTTG aaacttcTAAATGCTTATCAATCCGATGTTACAACAGAGGTTCATTTATACAAAATAGCTGAGAGAGAACATTCCAAGCTTAAAGAAGATCTAAGGAATGCGGATAAAGAatggaataattttaaaaaatatatggacAACACTGAAA AGGAAATGTGTGTCtgtaagcaatccatagacaattttacaaATCGCATTAAATGGGCTAAAGGAGCTTTGATAGAATGGCGACAGGCCATGGAAGATGGCAATAAGGGATATCagctaattgaaatgtattataAGGACGATCAATTGCGGGCCAAACAACAGAATCAGAAAAGGCAAAAACTTAATGCCGAAATAGATAAATATcgtcaaaaattaattcactTATATGATGAACAAAAAACATTGGAATGTAATCTGGAATGCACAGCAAATTTATATCGTACCGCTCATGCGGAGAGGCGTACAATGATTGATACATGGAAATTGGCTGCTAGTCAAATGTCACAGCGCGAAAAGGATATACGTAATAGTGAAATGGCTTTGTTAGAATGTCGCAATAAAGCTCAAAAGACTGCCAAGGATCTAAAGGCTACGGATGATAAATTGAATggaataattgaaaataatcgATCCGTGGAAGCAGCCATAGAGTTATTAAATACGGAGACCTCGGATATAAAAGAACAAATGCAAATTATAATCGATTCTGTAGCTTTAAAGACCAATGAG GTTGAGCTTATACAGAAAGAGTTACAAAACCTTTCTAACCGAGTACAGCAACAACGAGCTGAAAATCGCCGCTTCCTAAAATCTAAAGAGGATCGCCTTATCGAGCTGGATAACAccgagaaaattgttgcaaaactaGAAGAGCGTTTAGCATCTATGTCAAATAAGACAATGAATGCTCAACAACGTTTACAGGCCTTAGAAGAATTAATGAATATTGAAGAGAAAGCTCAAAAAGCTGTCAATAAGGAAACTGATCGCATTAATGGATTAATTTATCGCTCTCAATTACAATTGGTCAAATTTAAAGAAGATGGCCTAGCATTGACG GTGGATAATCGAGGTATAATTGCAACCACATTAGCCAttttaaaaagtattgaaaatactGAGAAAGAACTTAGGAAACAAACCGAATGTAATTATGAATTG TCTTTCAAAATTCTGCAAGTGGAACGCCGTATTCTCCACTTGCAAGGTAGTTGTATAGATCCCGAAATCGAGCAAAGAAATCATTTCTACTTGGCGGAGTTAGAGGAACGTCAAAGTAAGCTACAAAAATTCGCCCAAACCACACAGCAACAGAACAAGAAACTAGAGGATGATATGCGTAAACTAACCATAACATACAATAATGATATGGCACAATTGGAAGCGGTCAATTTTAAAATCAAAGAAGCTCAAGTCTATTGTGAGGGTGGCATTAAACGTGTCAAAGAGGAAACAAAACGTAACCAGGAATTGATAGTAGAATTGAGTATTCTGAAAATGCGTGCCAATGAATTCGAAGAGGAAATCAATAAATGTGAATATAGTGCTTATAATTTAACCAAACATCGCATGCATTTGAATCGAACTATAAAGGATCGTATGGTTGAAATTCGAAGCCAATTGGAAATATTGAACTTGAAGCGTAAACATCAAGTGGAGGAGTTAAGTACTTTAAGGGCTGATATAGGTGAGCGTAGGAAACATATTGAGGCGGTTAAATCACGTTTTGAATTGACTTCCAAGCTATTGGGCTTTAACGATGATGGTACCATGGTAACAGCTACACAATTAAAAGTAGAAACAGCCCAGGAAAAACAAATGCTCTTGGATGAAGGTAATGAACTCAATGAAAAAGTTCTCACTGCGGAAAAAGAAATTGAAGCTTTGCAGAATACCTTAGCTTTACTTAATAATAGTAATGATgcatatagaaaacaaatgcaACGAATTCAGGATGGAG AGGAAGCAAGTTCGGAACTAAAAGCATTACAAATAAACTATTGTACCTCGCTAAATAAGCTAAGGTCACTGCGTCAGGAAGTGCAGGAACAGGAACAAAAAGTCCAAGAAGCTACGAAACAAAGGGATGAACTCGACAAAATGTTATCCAGAGAAACTAAGAAAAG GTGCGATAATACTGATTTTCTGTGTAAGCTGCAAAAGGATGTTCAAGATCAATCAAATAAACTGACAAGGGCAGATCGAGAATTGAAAACTGCCCTAAAAGCTTTAAAACAACGAGCAATCAGTGAAGAATTTCTAAGATTATATAATCAGGATTTAGACCTAAGAGAGTTGGAAAAACGTAATTTAAGCGTTCTCAATCAATTGGGTGAGATTGCTTATACGGATTATGAGTTGGGACCAAAAATAGCTCgccacattttagatcgtggtcTAAAAATGCCACACATGTTACAAAAAAGTCGTAGTTCTTTATCTTACCGCAGTGATGCATCATTTGATATGATGTCCTATAGTTCATCCAAAG AAATTTTCACTTCCCGATCGTCGCAATCGGAAACTTCCGAATTCAAACAAACTTCTTCTGCTAGATTGAGTGTGATTTCTTTAGAGATGCCTGACAAAAGGAAGACCAAATGA
- the atms gene encoding RNA polymerase II-associated factor 1-like protein antimeros → MPPTINGAPPPNEKKRPTERKSEIICRVKYGNNLPDIPFDLKFLQYPFDSNRFVQYNPTSLERNYKYEVLAEHDLGVTIDLINRDLYQADPYAQLDPADEKLLEEDVHTPHDSVRSKQHSRSVSWLRKSEYISTEQTRFQPQNLENIEAKVGYNVKKSLREETLYLDRDAQISAIQKTFSDTKNEITKHYSKPNVVPVEIIPLYPDFKNWKYPCAQVIFDSDPAPAGKNVPAQLEEMSQAMIRGVMDESGEQFVAYFLPTESTLEKRRVDFADQVLYKEDEEYEYKIAREYNWNVKSKASKGYEENYFFVMRQDGVYYNELETRVRLNKRRMKVGQQPSNTKLVVKHRPLEANEHRMQRYRERQLEPPGDDDEEEEIEESEEEEEEEVQQTQEDGEKDKETEQVQRDRKSRSRSKSHAKSRSRSGSRSGSERSRSGSASGGSRASSKSKSRSRSRSSGSGSARSRSGSASGGSRASSKSKSRSRSRSRSSGSGSARSRSGSASGGSRASSKSRSRSRSRSRSRSKSASKSPRSRSATPNSRAGSNKSGSRSRSNSRTSRSRSRSRSPTRSRSNTPSGSGTASGSGSGSEAED, encoded by the exons ATGCCACCGACTATTAATGGAGCACCGCCACCAAACGAAAAAAAGAGACCCACAGAACGAAA GTCGGAGATTATTTGTCGTGTAAAATATGGCAATAATTTGCCCGATATACCCTTTGACTTGAAATTTTTGCAGTACCCCTTTGATAGCAATCGTTTTGTGCAGTATAATCCGACTTCCCTAGAACGCAACTATAAGTATGAAGTATTAGCCGAGCATGATTTAGGTGTTACCATCGATCTTATCAACCGTGACTTATACCAGGCCGATCCATATGCCCAACTAGATCCGGCTGATGAAAAGTTATTGGAAGAAGACGTCCACACACCTCACGACTCTGTGCGTTCCAAGCAGCATTCTCGCAGTGTTTCATGGTTGCGTAAATCTGAATATATTTCCACGGAACAGACACGTTTCCAACCGCAGAATTTGGAGAATATTGAAGCCAAGGTCGGTTACAATGTCAAGAAATCATTGCGCGAAGAGACCTTGTATTTGGATCGTGATGCTCAAATCAGTGCCATTCAGAAGACATTCAGCGATACAAAGAATGAAATCACTAAGCATTACTCCAAACCTAATGTTGTGCCCGTAGAAATCATACCATTGTATCCCGATTTCAAGAACTGGAAATATCCTTGTGCTCAAGTAATTTTCGACAGTGATCCGGCACCTGCTGGTAAAAATGTTCCCGCTCAATTGGAGGAGATGTCTCAGGCTATGATTCGAGGTGTGATGGACGAAAGTGGTGAACAGTTTGTCGCCTACTTTTTACCCACAGAATCAACTTTGGAGAAGAGACGCGTTGATTTTGCCGATCAGGTATTGTACAAGGAGGACGAGGAATATGAATACAAAATTGCTCGTGAATACAATTGGAACGTCAAGAGTAAGGCATCAAAAGGTTACGAGGAAAACTACTTCTTTGTTATGCGTCAAGATGGGGTATACTACAATGAGCTGGAGACACGAGTACGTTTGAATAAGCGTCGTATGAAGGTTGGCCAACAGCCCAGCAACACTAAATTGGTGGTGAAACATCGGCCACTGGAAGCCAATGAACATCGCATGCAACGTTATCGTGAACGCCAATTAGAACCACCGGGCGATGACGACGAGGAAGAAGAAATTGAGGAAAGCGAAGaagaggaggaggaggaggtcCAACAGACACAAGAAGATGGAGAAAAAGATAAAGAAACTGAACAAGTTCAACGCGACCGAAAGTCTCGTTCACGTTCCAAATCTCATGCCAAATCCAGATCACGCTCTGGTTCACGATCCGGCTCCGAAAGATCACGTTCTGGTTCTGCATCAGGTGGTTCAAGAGCCtcatctaaatctaaatccaGGTCGAGGTCACGCAGTTCCGGTTCAGGCTCAGCAAGATCACGCTCGGGTTCCGCATCAGGTGGATCGAGAGCTTCATCTAAATCGAAGTCCAGGTCGAGATCGAGGTCTCGCAGTTCAGGTTCGGGCTCTGCAAGGTCGCGATCTGGTTCTGCATCTGGTGGATCAAGAGCTTCCTCAAAATCTAGATCAAGATCGCGTTCACGCTCTCGTTCCCGCTCAAAATCGGCATCAAAATCACCACGGTCTCGTTCTGCTACTCCTAATAGCCGAGCTGGTTCTAATAAATCGGGCTCAAGATCACGTTCCAATTCCAGAACGTCACGTTCTCGTTCCCGCTCTCGATCACCCACACGGTCAAGAAGCAATACCCCGTCTGGATCTGGTACTGCATCCGGATCGGGAAGTGGATCCGAAGCAGAAGATTAA
- the LOC142220127 gene encoding uncharacterized protein LOC142220127 isoform X5, translated as MGFGVCLFPYKHGNSNSKGLQQQHRWKNLIQRVGGSDMPSFMRAAIKSVISDKLAVNLTWRGTPTKPSIQNFVSFKIIKDICNLKYTHCTITDINRVCQQHVLHARDRLISRKNKN; from the exons ATGGGATTTGGAGTATGCCTATTTCCCTATAAACACGGGAATTCCAACTCcaaagggctacaacaacaacacagatgg aaaaatttaatacaacgtGTTGGGGGAAGTGATATGCCTTCCTTTATGCGAGCCGCAATTAAATCTGTGATAAGCGACAAACTAGCAGTAAATCTAACATGGCGTGGAACGCCAACTAAACcaagtatacaaaatttcgtttcattcaaaataattaaag ATATCTGCAACTTAAAATATACACATTGTACAATCACGGACATCAACAGAGTATGTCAGCAGCATGTTCTTCATGCGAGAGATCGCTTAATTAGccgtaaaaacaaaaattaa
- the LOC142220126 gene encoding uncharacterized protein LOC142220126 isoform X2: MFGSNMSVPQCMRLKCWSIESWCGRKFSHQLCTGSLNALLNNGSALNIMQSTNRHSAEILSVPNDFEPEMGPSTSMATGQTTAAQEQKHHLSAANISQNTSPQQNQSQQASNTAASTPRHNVLCVQQNIPPSLPWGYLALYPYKPRKNDELELKKGCVYMVTERCLDGCFKGKNWKDVSGIFPGNYVTPLRARDQQQLMHSWKLIPPANCATISSHMQMSNHTFSGNPTLQQQSNYSSSMRHDLENINARLTLANLTPPQALPPDLPPHHMGASTGNSNIPQQNLSSKETRIKKPSKRSQQLQVVFHPHHHHRHQHHPLRRD; encoded by the exons ATGTTTGGTTCAAACAT GTCTGTTCCCCAATGTATGCGGTTAAAATGTTGGTCAATTGAAAGTTGGTGTGGAAGGAAATTTTCCCATCAATTATGTACAG GTTCACTAAATGCTTTATTAAATAATGGCAGTGCCTTAAATATTATGCAAAGCACAAATCGACATTCAGCTGAAATCTTAAGTGTTCCAAATGACTTTGAACCCGAAATGGGACCAAGTACTTCAATGGCTACAGGTCAAACTACAGCGGCCCAAGAGCAAAAACATCATTTATCAGCTGCTAACATTAGTCAAAACACTTCGCCGCAACAAAATCAATCTCAGCAGGCATCAAACACTGCGGCATCAACACCGCGCCATAATGTTTTGTGTGTGCAACAGAACATCCCACCTTCTTTGCCTTGGGGCTATTTGGCTTTGTACCCATACAAACCACGAAAGAACGATGAATTGGAATTGAAAAAAGGTTGTGTTTATATGGTAACTGAAAGATGTTTGGATGGCTGCTTTAAAGGCAAGAATTGGAAAGATGTGAGTGGAATATTTCCGGGAAACTATGTGACACCCTTAAGAGCCAGGGATCAACAGCAACTAATGCATAGTTGGAAGTTAATTCCACCTGCAAATTGTGCCACCATATCGAGCCATATGCAAATGAGTAATCACACATTTAGCGGTAATCCAACACTACAACAACAATCAAATTATTCATCTTCAATGCGTCACGATTTGGAGAATATAAACGCCCGTCTTACCTTGGCAAATTTAACACCTCCCCAAGCATTGCCGCCTGATCTTCCACCACATCATATGGGGGCAAGCACTGGAAATTCAAACATTCCACAACAAAATTTGTCTTCAAAGGAAACACGGATAAAGAAGccctcaaagagaagccaacaactaCAGGTTGTatttcatcctcatcatcatcatcgacaTCAACATCATCCGCTTCGGCGGgattga
- the LOC142220126 gene encoding uncharacterized protein LOC142220126 isoform X1 → MKICRWLNLISRSVPQCMRLKCWSIESWCGRKFSHQLCTGSLNALLNNGSALNIMQSTNRHSAEILSVPNDFEPEMGPSTSMATGQTTAAQEQKHHLSAANISQNTSPQQNQSQQASNTAASTPRHNVLCVQQNIPPSLPWGYLALYPYKPRKNDELELKKGCVYMVTERCLDGCFKGKNWKDVSGIFPGNYVTPLRARDQQQLMHSWKLIPPANCATISSHMQMSNHTFSGNPTLQQQSNYSSSMRHDLENINARLTLANLTPPQALPPDLPPHHMGASTGNSNIPQQNLSSKETRIKKPSKRSQQLQVVFHPHHHHRHQHHPLRRD, encoded by the exons ATGAAAATTTGTCGATGGTTAAATTTAATAAGTAGGTCTGTTCCCCAATGTATGCGGTTAAAATGTTGGTCAATTGAAAGTTGGTGTGGAAGGAAATTTTCCCATCAATTATGTACAG GTTCACTAAATGCTTTATTAAATAATGGCAGTGCCTTAAATATTATGCAAAGCACAAATCGACATTCAGCTGAAATCTTAAGTGTTCCAAATGACTTTGAACCCGAAATGGGACCAAGTACTTCAATGGCTACAGGTCAAACTACAGCGGCCCAAGAGCAAAAACATCATTTATCAGCTGCTAACATTAGTCAAAACACTTCGCCGCAACAAAATCAATCTCAGCAGGCATCAAACACTGCGGCATCAACACCGCGCCATAATGTTTTGTGTGTGCAACAGAACATCCCACCTTCTTTGCCTTGGGGCTATTTGGCTTTGTACCCATACAAACCACGAAAGAACGATGAATTGGAATTGAAAAAAGGTTGTGTTTATATGGTAACTGAAAGATGTTTGGATGGCTGCTTTAAAGGCAAGAATTGGAAAGATGTGAGTGGAATATTTCCGGGAAACTATGTGACACCCTTAAGAGCCAGGGATCAACAGCAACTAATGCATAGTTGGAAGTTAATTCCACCTGCAAATTGTGCCACCATATCGAGCCATATGCAAATGAGTAATCACACATTTAGCGGTAATCCAACACTACAACAACAATCAAATTATTCATCTTCAATGCGTCACGATTTGGAGAATATAAACGCCCGTCTTACCTTGGCAAATTTAACACCTCCCCAAGCATTGCCGCCTGATCTTCCACCACATCATATGGGGGCAAGCACTGGAAATTCAAACATTCCACAACAAAATTTGTCTTCAAAGGAAACACGGATAAAGAAGccctcaaagagaagccaacaactaCAGGTTGTatttcatcctcatcatcatcatcgacaTCAACATCATCCGCTTCGGCGGgattga